A stretch of the Medicago truncatula cultivar Jemalong A17 chromosome 5, MtrunA17r5.0-ANR, whole genome shotgun sequence genome encodes the following:
- the LOC11426545 gene encoding uncharacterized protein — MANRRERDLESSNGEDFDFNDLNDSSSVESYGGGGSGVSSSSPGNDGDGGGGGSRSEIGLTERLTDIIVDESDGDLLIQTTNCEDRLMQWLQALDMQVMGACRADERLKPLLKMNSVSGVSEDPLLTQLIQHFEPSEVGMLARCFCLPLVSIRVGKISKEGTRLCPTANRGNLTLVLLPSSDLRLSFIGDDGKTERLFTLSSTSQCSAVVVEGIPTDGSGRSFHVTTPDDRTFFFWCSEKSKLLGVELLVKMKDLLKRKPSIAELSGISKSRIDCFATQLRAFLVGSTAGSSHDSSAHASTSVNSSTYCDVAFENSHASSASSKFPRSRHIVQTTKGDSMLCQSILSPRSSSFKEVPPRNMSSHRVAAREKIKRRGDTQPLAADNLDLSSTSDHDKASEVTKTLAFSPSFMGSAGMYSVPSSLGPGGEVPPVVSPLFSPYYCWCPPGISSTFPSIAAALPQSPVSFAGSQPLASGASFIPNTLAASLFQPIQPLNLGSSMDFPPFFPEPLVRMSLPTSQQIPTFTPLMCDPIVHVPIIDVCSSGQGYLVSAGPAMSTSIPPLHPNLVNPLISESDAVVKGARETLRLLISGSSQGNQQVMMNPLPAILTNLDENQNNVLVAGSRGLYTGTRDINVIANSIAAMGLVSLSGVSNGENESDSEVCGNYGILEAMKKSNDAGGAFSDEGGPSLDSK; from the exons ATGGCCAATCGTAGAGAACGAGATTTGGAATCATCCAACGGTGAGGATTTTGATTTCAACGATTTGAACGATTCTTCGTCTGTTGAATCGTACGGAGGAGGCGGTTCCGGTGTGAGTAGTTCATCACCGGGAAATGACGGCGACGGCGGCGGTGGTGGTTCGAGGAGTGAGATTGGATTGACGGAGCGGTTGACGGATATTATTGTTGATGAAAGCGACGGCGATCTGTTAATTCAGACGACGAATTGTGAAGATCGGTTGATGCAGTGGTTGCAAGCGCTTGATATGCAAGTTATGGGAGCGTGTCGAGCTGATGAACGGTTGAAACCgttgttgaagatgaatagTGTTTCTGGCGTTTCTGAAGATCCGTTGTTGACTCAATTGATTCAG CATTTTGAGCCATCGGAGGTTGGGATGTTAGCAAGATGCTTCTGTTTGCCGCTTGTTTCGATTCGAGTTGGGAAGATCAGCAAGGAAGGGACTCGCTTGTGTCCAACTGCTAATAG GGGTAACTTGACACTTGTTCTACTTCCAAGTTCTGATCTTCGTCTCTCATTCATTGGGGATGATGGTAAAACAGAGAGATTATTTACTCTTTCTAGCACATCCCAATGCTCTGCTGTCGTGGTTGAGGGAATCCCAACTGACGGCTCTGGCCGTTCCTTCCATGTTACCACTCCTGATGACAGAACTTTTTTCTTCTGGTGCTCTGAAAAGTCTAAGCTGCTAGGAGTTGAATTACTCGTGAAG ATGAAGGATTTACTCAAGAGGAAACCATCAATTGCTGAATTGAGTGGCATTAGCAAGTCGCGGATTGATTGTTTTGCAACTCAGCTTCGTGCTTTTCTTGTGGGGTCAACAGCGGGGAGTAGTCATGATAGTTCAGCTCATGCTTCAACATCTGTAAATTCCTCGACATACTGTGATGTTGCATTTGAAAATTCACACGCTTCATCAGCATCATCAAAATTTCCTCGATCTCGACATATTGTACAGACGACAAAGGGAGATTCAATGCTTTGCCAGAGTATTCTTAGTCCGAGGTCAAGTTCATTTAAAGAGGTTCCCCCAAGAAACATGTCTTCCCATAGAGTTGCTGCTAGGGAGAAGATTAAGCGCCGTGGTGACACCCAGCCGCTAGCAGCTGACAACTTGGATTTATCATCAACTTCTGATCATGACAAAGCTTCAGAAGTTACAAAAACTCTTGCCTTTTCTCCTAGTTTCATGGGATCAGCAGGAATGTATAGTGTTCCATCAAGCCTTGGACCAGGTGGGGAAGTCCCCCCTGTAGTGTCCCCTCTTTTTTCCCCCTACTATTGTTGGTGTCCACCTGGGATTTCTTCTACCTTTCCATCCATTGCAGCAGCACTTCCACAATCTCCTGTGTCATTTGCTGGATCACAGCCTCTTGCCTCAGGTGCCTCTTTTATACCCAACACTCTTGCTGCTAGCCTGTTTCAACCAATACAGCCTCTCAATCTTGGTTCCTCAATGgactttcctcctttttttcCTGAACCATTAGTAAGGATGTCGTTACCAACTTCTCAACAGATTCCCACTTTCACACCACTAATGTGTGATCCAATTGTTCATGTCCCAATAATTGATGTCTGTTCTTCGGGGCAGGGCTATCTTGTGAGTGCTGGTCCTGCAATGTCAACTAGTATTCCACCACTGCATCCAAATCTTGTGAACCCACTGATTTCTGAATCTGATGCTGTGGTGAAAGGTGCAAGAGAGACTCTAAGGTTGCTGATTAGTGGTTCGAGCCAGGGTAACCAACAGGTTATGATGAACCCTTTGCCTGCAATTTTAACCAATCTGgatgaaaaccaaaacaatgtaCTTGTTGCTGGCAGTCGTGGTCTTTACACAGGAACCAGAGATATAAATGTAATCGCAAACAGCATTGCTGCGATGGGATTAGTATCATTATCTGGGGTATCCAAtggagaaaatgaaagtgattcGGAGGTATGTGGCAATTACGGGATTTTGGAAGCAATGAAGAAATCCAATGATGCAGGTGGTGCCTTTTCGGATGAGGGTGGACCCTCCTTGGATTCCAAGTAG